The following are encoded in a window of Thermodesulfobacterium geofontis OPF15 genomic DNA:
- the trpD gene encoding anthranilate phosphoribosyltransferase → MEIKEAIAKLKERENLKKEEAYEVFKKIATNNFEDEEVELFLDLLRKKGETWQEITGAVMAYREIMIKVPHNLPESAIIVDTCGTGGDNKHTFNFSTAVAIALSALEGIYVAKHGNRSVSSKCGSADLLEACGIPLDLTPEAGALALEEIGFSFLFAPLYHPAFKRVAGIRKKLGRTIFNTLGPLLNPALANYQLLGVYDFLLTEKIAYVLDSIGVKRALVVFGEEGYDEITITGSTKISELRDGKITTYYVDPENFGFERCTIPEELTIKDPSQSKEILENLLKGKLEGPIMDMFLLNLGGAIYLCEKAIDFKGGIKKARELIQSGQAWEKWQEILKYYKKFKN, encoded by the coding sequence ATGGAAATTAAAGAAGCTATCGCAAAACTTAAAGAAAGAGAAAATTTAAAGAAGGAGGAAGCCTATGAAGTTTTTAAAAAAATAGCTACTAATAATTTCGAAGATGAAGAAGTAGAGTTATTTCTTGATCTTTTAAGAAAAAAGGGAGAAACCTGGCAAGAAATAACCGGTGCAGTAATGGCTTATAGAGAAATTATGATAAAAGTACCTCATAATTTACCTGAATCTGCAATAATTGTTGATACCTGCGGAACAGGAGGAGATAACAAACATACTTTTAATTTTTCAACAGCTGTTGCTATAGCTCTTTCAGCTTTAGAGGGAATTTATGTTGCTAAACATGGAAATAGATCTGTTTCAAGTAAATGTGGAAGTGCAGATTTGTTAGAAGCTTGTGGTATTCCTTTAGATTTAACTCCTGAAGCAGGAGCTTTAGCTCTTGAAGAAATTGGATTTTCTTTTCTCTTTGCTCCTCTTTATCATCCAGCCTTTAAAAGGGTTGCAGGAATAAGAAAAAAACTCGGTAGAACTATTTTTAATACTCTTGGACCCCTTTTAAATCCAGCCTTGGCTAATTATCAATTATTAGGAGTATATGATTTTTTGCTTACAGAAAAAATAGCCTATGTGCTTGATAGTATAGGAGTTAAAAGAGCTTTGGTTGTTTTTGGTGAAGAAGGATATGATGAAATAACTATTACTGGCTCTACAAAGATCTCAGAATTAAGAGATGGGAAAATTACTACCTATTATGTAGATCCGGAAAACTTTGGTTTTGAAAGATGTACAATTCCAGAGGAATTAACAATTAAAGATCCTTCTCAAAGTAAGGAAATTTTAGAAAATTTACTAAAAGGGAAACTTGAAGGTCCTATTATGGATATGTTTCTTTTAAATCTTGGAGGAGCTATTTATCTCTGTGAGAAAGCTATAGATTTTAAAGGAGGAATAAAAAAAGCCAGAGAGCTTATCCAATCAGGTCAAGCCTGGGAAAAATGGCAAGAAATTCTGAAATATTATAAAAAATTTAAAAATTAA
- the truD gene encoding tRNA pseudouridine(13) synthase TruD gives MKIKEKLEDFVVSEIADIYPEGKGEYSLYMLKKLNISTWDALGKIAKKLRISMDSINYGGLKDKKAIAHQFITIKGGPKRDIKEKEFELIYLGKTTKPMSKDLLIGNKFEIIVRDFQIEEKKFDREVELVRKFGLSNYFNEQRFGSIKSSKEFAAKEIILGNYERALYLMMAEGSAVDIEKTRKFRDCLKKHWGNFEKCLEFAKVNWEKNLLNFLITHKPSKRTFKRALNLVDKEYLFFLGNAYQSYLWNEVLKEVILRLEIPYFEISYLLGKLFFYKEVPADKWEILKNLKLPLPSPKLKFKEKFENLNLEEIYNEICKREGLDNIKNLRSFIKGLIFKTYPRPAVIFPEKLEWEKLDNTTIKIKFTLEKGAYATLVVKRLCYGYQNP, from the coding sequence ATGAAAATAAAAGAAAAATTAGAAGATTTTGTTGTTTCAGAAATTGCAGACATTTATCCTGAAGGAAAGGGAGAATATTCCCTTTATATGCTTAAAAAATTAAATATTTCAACTTGGGACGCACTGGGGAAGATTGCAAAAAAATTGAGAATTTCCATGGATTCTATAAATTATGGAGGATTAAAAGATAAAAAGGCAATAGCTCATCAATTTATTACCATTAAAGGAGGACCTAAAAGAGATATAAAAGAAAAGGAATTTGAGCTTATATATTTAGGAAAAACAACTAAACCTATGTCGAAGGATCTCCTTATAGGAAATAAATTTGAGATTATTGTAAGAGATTTTCAAATAGAAGAAAAAAAGTTTGATAGAGAAGTAGAGTTGGTAAGAAAATTTGGACTTTCAAATTATTTTAACGAACAAAGATTTGGTTCCATTAAAAGTTCTAAGGAATTTGCTGCAAAAGAAATTATTTTAGGAAATTACGAAAGGGCTCTATATCTTATGATGGCTGAAGGAAGTGCTGTTGATATAGAAAAAACAAGAAAATTTAGAGATTGCTTAAAAAAACATTGGGGAAATTTTGAAAAATGTTTGGAATTTGCTAAAGTTAATTGGGAAAAAAATTTGCTAAATTTTTTAATAACTCATAAACCTTCTAAAAGGACTTTTAAACGAGCTTTAAATCTAGTAGATAAAGAATATCTCTTTTTCTTAGGAAATGCCTACCAAAGTTATTTGTGGAATGAAGTATTAAAAGAAGTCATTTTAAGGCTTGAAATACCATATTTTGAAATTTCTTATCTTTTAGGAAAACTATTTTTTTATAAAGAAGTACCAGCTGATAAATGGGAAATATTGAAAAATTTAAAATTACCTTTACCATCCCCTAAGCTAAAATTTAAAGAAAAGTTTGAAAACTTAAATTTAGAAGAAATTTATAATGAAATATGTAAAAGGGAAGGCTTAGACAATATTAAAAATTTGAGAAGCTTTATAAAAGGACTTATATTTAAAACCTATCCAAGACCAGCGGTTATTTTTCCAGAAAAATTAGAATGGGAAAAACTTGATAACACAACTATAAAAATAAAATTTACTTTAGAAAAAGGAGCTTATGCAACTTTAGTTGTAAAGAGGCTTTGTTATGGTTATCAGAATCCCTAA
- the waaF gene encoding lipopolysaccharide heptosyltransferase II, with product MVIRIPNWLGDALMATPVYYNLCQKEKIYLFGPSPIVNLFKFFPNTEILYYEKGNTKKNLEILKPFKKEIGLLLTNSFSSAWLFFRAGIQERWGYAKDFRSFLLTRAIKPPRQKIHQRDYYLYLLKALGLPYEYKELLLPLDEKIVEMAKAFLKELKDKPFVIIAPGAAYGPAKMWPKEYYKELASNLVKKGFTVIVVGSLKEKEVGAFIKDGKKEIYNFCGKTNLNEVAGIFSLAKAVISNDSGLMHLAAALKVPQIAIFGSTDPEKTGPLNKKAIVLKANLSCSPCFKRTCKYEHYNCLKSISPKEVLEALEKLIS from the coding sequence ATGGTTATCAGAATCCCTAACTGGCTTGGTGATGCCTTAATGGCAACCCCTGTATATTATAATCTTTGCCAAAAAGAAAAAATTTATTTATTTGGACCTTCTCCTATAGTAAATCTTTTCAAATTTTTTCCTAATACAGAAATTCTCTATTATGAAAAAGGTAATACCAAAAAAAATTTAGAAATTTTAAAACCTTTTAAAAAGGAGATTGGACTTCTTCTTACTAACTCTTTTTCTTCAGCTTGGCTTTTTTTTAGAGCTGGTATTCAAGAAAGATGGGGATATGCAAAAGACTTTAGAAGTTTTCTTTTAACAAGGGCTATCAAACCTCCTCGTCAAAAAATCCACCAAAGAGATTATTATTTATATCTCTTAAAAGCCTTAGGACTTCCTTATGAATATAAAGAGTTACTCTTACCTCTTGATGAAAAAATAGTAGAGATGGCTAAAGCTTTTTTAAAAGAACTTAAAGATAAACCCTTTGTTATTATAGCACCAGGTGCTGCTTATGGACCAGCTAAAATGTGGCCTAAGGAATATTACAAAGAACTTGCTTCCAATCTTGTGAAAAAAGGTTTTACCGTAATTGTTGTAGGAAGTTTAAAAGAAAAAGAGGTAGGAGCTTTTATAAAAGATGGAAAAAAGGAAATATATAATTTTTGCGGAAAAACAAATTTGAATGAGGTTGCAGGAATTTTCTCCTTAGCTAAAGCTGTTATTTCTAACGATTCGGGGCTTATGCATCTTGCAGCAGCTCTAAAGGTACCTCAAATTGCTATTTTTGGTTCCACTGACCCAGAAAAAACAGGACCTTTAAATAAAAAAGCTATAGTTTTAAAGGCTAATCTTTCTTGTAGTCCCTGTTTTAAAAGAACTTGCAAATACGAACACTATAATTGTCTAAAATCAATCTCTCCCAAGGAAGTTTTAGAAGCTTTAGAAAAATTAATTTCCTAA
- a CDS encoding DF family (seleno)protein: MKIRFLYFKGCPNVKPALNLLKEVLKEKGIEEEIEIIEVKSEEDAIKYRFLGSPTIQINGLDIERERRNDFPTMVCRIYKTKNGYSGIPPKELIEKAIDEVMNL, from the coding sequence ATGAAAATAAGATTTTTATATTTTAAAGGTTGTCCTAATGTAAAACCAGCTTTAAATTTATTAAAAGAAGTACTTAAAGAAAAAGGGATTGAAGAGGAGATTGAAATTATAGAAGTTAAATCAGAGGAAGACGCAATTAAGTATAGATTCTTAGGTTCTCCCACAATTCAGATTAATGGCTTAGATATTGAAAGAGAAAGAAGAAATGATTTCCCAACTATGGTATGTCGTATTTATAAAACTAAAAATGGATATAGTGGAATACCTCCAAAAGAGTTAATTGAGAAAGCTATTGATGAAGTGATGAATTTATAA
- a CDS encoding TldD/PmbA family protein translates to MEFLKEIKKISQKEPVEFWIEIEEGFELEKRDRKDFLEEKYKDQNISIRYLNEDGKAGLSYSTSFNFLDLEEAVLKAKALSKYGVPSIFPEKEKKYPEIYFSKDLNISVNEVKEKLTELEEKAFGFDSSITRVEKIKLSFGKIKYILIRNELELFWESPFYSFIISVVAKNNKEAEAYEWYEGVEFNYQTLLERIELACQKAIALSKTKKGKNLKIPILFPPFLVVNLLELLEFSFLGDEVLKGRSFLKDKLEKNVFNEKITLFDDGINPSLPESRPFDDEGVAQNKKILIEKGIVKTFLFDTYWKREAEKRGLKEFKAGNSRRLDFSSFPKISSTNLYLKNGEVSKEDLIKAEKEVFEVLELLGGHTANPISGDFSFGVSGIYYKEGEPIDYFCEMALSGNIFELFKNVLELGSDLTFYGSIGSPSLLVEKMDLGG, encoded by the coding sequence ATGGAATTTTTAAAAGAAATTAAAAAAATATCTCAAAAAGAACCTGTTGAATTTTGGATAGAAATTGAAGAGGGTTTTGAATTAGAAAAAAGGGATAGAAAAGATTTTTTAGAAGAAAAATATAAAGATCAAAATATTTCCATAAGATATTTAAATGAAGATGGAAAAGCTGGTCTCTCTTATAGTACGTCCTTTAACTTTTTAGACTTAGAAGAAGCGGTTTTAAAAGCTAAAGCTCTTTCAAAATACGGTGTGCCTTCTATTTTTCCGGAAAAAGAAAAAAAATATCCAGAAATTTATTTTTCAAAAGACCTCAATATCTCTGTAAATGAAGTTAAAGAAAAACTTACTGAATTAGAAGAAAAAGCCTTTGGTTTTGATTCTTCAATAACAAGAGTTGAAAAAATTAAACTTTCTTTTGGGAAAATTAAATATATTTTAATTAGAAATGAACTTGAATTGTTTTGGGAAAGTCCCTTTTATAGTTTTATTATCTCGGTAGTTGCTAAAAATAATAAAGAAGCCGAAGCTTATGAATGGTATGAAGGGGTTGAATTTAATTACCAAACTCTTTTAGAAAGGATTGAGCTTGCCTGCCAAAAGGCTATAGCTCTTTCTAAAACCAAGAAAGGAAAAAATTTAAAAATTCCTATTCTTTTTCCTCCATTTTTAGTAGTTAATCTTTTAGAGCTCTTAGAATTTTCTTTCTTGGGAGACGAAGTATTAAAAGGGAGATCCTTTTTGAAAGATAAACTGGAGAAAAATGTTTTTAATGAAAAAATTACTTTATTTGATGATGGAATTAATCCTTCTTTACCTGAGAGTAGACCCTTTGATGATGAGGGGGTAGCACAAAATAAAAAAATACTTATAGAAAAAGGCATAGTAAAAACCTTTTTATTTGATACTTATTGGAAAAGAGAAGCAGAAAAAAGAGGACTTAAAGAATTTAAAGCTGGAAATTCAAGAAGACTCGATTTTTCATCTTTTCCTAAAATTTCTTCTACTAATCTTTACCTTAAGAATGGAGAAGTTTCTAAAGAAGATCTTATTAAAGCAGAAAAAGAGGTTTTTGAAGTTTTAGAATTGTTGGGGGGTCATACTGCTAATCCTATTTCTGGAGATTTTTCTTTTGGAGTTTCAGGAATTTATTATAAAGAAGGAGAACCTATAGATTATTTTTGTGAAATGGCTCTTTCTGGGAATATTTTTGAATTATTTAAAAATGTTTTAGAACTTGGTTCAGATCTCACTTTTTATGGGTCTATAGGTTCTCCAAGTTTGCTTGTAGAAAAAATGGATTTAGGAGGTTAG